CGGTTTGGCCGTGCATTTCGCTGGCGCCGTAGGAAACGTCTTCGATCAGTCGTTCCAGCACCGTGTGCAGACGACGGGCGCCGATGTTCTCCGTACGCTCGTTGACCTGCCAGGCCGCCTCCGCGATGCGGCGGATGCCGTCCGGCAGGAACGTGATGTTGACGCCTTCGGTTTCCATCAACGCCTGATACTGACGGGTCAGCGACGCGCTGGGTTCGGTCAGAATACGCTCGAAATCTTCGGTGGTCAGCGCCTGCAACTCCACGCGAATCGGCAGACGGCCCTGCAGCTCGGGGATCAGGTCCGACGGGCTGGCGACCTGGAACGCGCCGGAGGCGATGAATAGGATATGGTCGGTTTTCACCATGCCGTGCTTGGTGGACACGGTACAGCCTTCCACCAGCGGCAGCAGGTCGCGCTGCACCCCTTCGCGGGACACGTCCGGGCCGGAGGTATCGCCCCGTTTGCAGATCTTGTCGATTTCATCGATGAACACAATGCCGTGCTGCTCCACCGCTTCGATCGCCTGCTGCTTAAGCTCTTCCGGATTGACCAGCTTGGCGGCTTCTTCTTCCACCAGCAACTTGAAAGCTTCGCGAATCTTGATTTTGCGGTTTTTCTGTTTCTGACCCGCCAGATTCTGGAACATTGACTGCAACTGATTGGTCATCTCTTCCATGCCCGGCGGGGCCATGATCTCAACACCGACGGGGGCGGCGGCCAGCTCGATTTCGATCTCTTTATCGTCAAGCGACCCTTCACGCAGTTTCTTGCGAAACGCCTGGCGGGCGGCAGACGGCTCGTGGTTCTCTTCCGGCTGACCCCAGTTGTTCTTGGCCGGCGGAATCAGCACGTCCAGAATGCGCTCTTCGGCCAGTTCTTCGGCGCGATAGCGGTTTTTCTCCATCGACTGCTGACGCACCATTTTGATGGCGACATCGGTCAGGTCGCGGATAATCGAGTCGACTTCCTTGCCGACGTAGCCCACTTCGGTGAATTTGGTCGCTTCCACCTTGATGAACGGGGCATTGGCTAACTTGGCGAGACGACGGGCGATTTCGGTTTTCCCCACCCCGGTCGGGCCGATCATCAGAATGTTTTTCGGGGTGACTTCATGGCGCAGGCTCTCTTCCAGCTGCATGCGGCGCCAGCGGTTACGCAAGGCAATCGCCACGGCGCGCTTCGCTTTGTGCTGGCCGATGATATAGCTATCAAGCTCGCTGACTATTTCGCGCGGGGTCATTTCAGACATAGTGGATCCTTACGCCTTGGAGGCTAATTCTTCAATCGTGTGGAACTGGTTGGTGTAGATGCAGATATCACCCGCAATACCCAGTGACTTTTCGACAATTTCCCGTGCGCTTAATTCGGTATTTTCCAGCAGTGCGCGTGCGGCAGCCTGCGCGTAGGGGCCGCCGGAGCCGATGGCGATCAGATCGTTTTCCGGCTGAATCACATCGCCGTTGCCGGTGATGATCAGCGAGGCGTTTTCGTCGGCGACCGCCAGTAACGCTTCCAGTCGACGCAGCATGCGATCGGTGCGCCAGTCTTTAGCCAGTTCCACGGCGGCCTTCACCAGATGTCCCTGATGCAGCTCCAGTTTGCGTTCGAACAGTTCAAACAGGGTAAACGCATCAGCGGTGCCGCCGGCGAATCCGGCGATAACCCGGTCGTTGTACAGACGACGTACTTTGCGCACGTTGCCTTTCATTACGGTGTTGCCCAGGGTGGCTTGCCCGTCTCCGCCAATCACGACCTGACCGTTGCGGCGTACGCTTACAATTGTTGTCACGAGTTTATCCCCGTTACTGAGAAAAAGGCCCCCGCGCGGACGCGGGGCATATTGACGATAAACATGGGGGAGGGGTGGGGGGTTTTCAACCCCCGCTGGCTAATGGGATGCAGTTGGATTGCCCCATGCCTTTGAGTTTTTGTGCCATTTTGTCGGCCACGGTACGGCTGTTGTACGGCCCGAGCATAATCCGATGCCAGCCGCCGCTGCTGGCGATACGGCTTTCGACACCGGCAAACGCCAGCTCTGCCCTTACCGATTCGGCAGGCTCCGCCGTCTTGAACGAACCGCATTGCACCATCCAACGCTGTTCTTTCTCTGGTTTGGCGTTCTCCGTCTTGCTGTCGGTTTTGGCGGTTTCTTTGGCTGCCGTTTCCGTTTTGGCTGCTTCTTTGCGTGGCTCTGCCTGTACCGGTTTCTGCGCCGTCTGCGCCGGTGGCGTTGCTGCCTGCGTCGTATGATGCTGATTTGCCGCCGGAACGGTGGTCGTGGTACGCGGCGCCGGCGGTGGCGTCACCGTACTGGTGTTGGGCACGATCGGCACAACCGTCTGCGGCCTCGGCGCTGCCAAACTACGGGCCGGCATCTGGCTTTGATCGTTGTAAGGCACTTCCGTCAGCGTGGTCGGCTGGCGTTTCATGTCCGACTGCATCTGTTCCAGCAGTTGCCGCTGCTCGTTGGTAAGCTGGCCCGTCGACTGGATTTCTCCACCCGCCGAAGGTTCGGTCGGCGACGCGACGCCAATCTGCCGGTTTTCCAGTTCCTTGATATAACGCCAGCGTTCTTCCGGTTTGGGCGGCAGCCCGTTGCCTTTGGTCCCCTGATGCGGCAGGACCGGCGACTCGTCCGGCTTATTGTGGGCGATAAAATAGAGTCCGCCGGCAAACGTGACCAGCACGGCAACAGCCAGCGCTATCATGGTTTTGGAGGCGCCCGAGGACCCCCCTCGTTTTCGGCTGGATGTTTTTTTCCGGCGCGTTCCAGAACGCCCCCGGCTGACATAGTCTCGTTGTGCCACAATCGTTTCGTTGCGAAAAAAATAAGTAACAGGTCGCCATGTTACTGAACCCTAAAATATTTGACCAGCACCTGAATTCTTAAAGCCTGTAACACGCAGGGGTGGGGCGGCGGTGCTGTCGCGAATAATCAACTGGCTGGATATCAGCCGCGACCCCCGCTGGACCTTGTGTTGCTGCAATTGAGCGAGCAGCAATAGCATGGCCTCGCGGCCGATATCGTAGCGCGGCTGGGAAACAGTGGTCAGTGCCGGAAAACAGTGGCTGGCCTGCGCGATATCATCGAATCCGACCAGCGACAGATCACGCGGCACGTCCAGCCCCATTTTGCGCGCCTGCGTCAGTGCGCCCAGCGCCATGACGTCGCAGTGGCAGAAAACCGCGGTGGGCGGCGTGGGATGCGACATCAACCGCATCAGGCCGCGGGAACCGGTGTCGTAACTGAAATCGCCGCGCACGATGTACTGGTTGTCGATCACCAGTCCGCAGCGGCGCAATGCCTGAATATAGCCCTGTAGCCGGTATTCGCTGATCGGAATCTGTTCCGGACCGGCGATGCAGGCGATGCGCCGGTGCCCCAGTTGATTGAGATAACTGACGGCCTCAAACGCCGCGGTCAGGTTATCGATATGCACGGTGGGCATATCCAGTTCAGGAGCGAACTCATTTGCCATCACCATCGGCGGCAGATGACGGCGTTCGTCCTTGCCGGCATCAAACGGCAACTGCGAACCCAGCAGCAGAATGCCGTCGATCTGCCGGGTGGTGATCAGGTCCAGAAAGGTCTTTTCCGTTTTGCGCTGGTGAGCGCAATCGCCAATCAGCACCAGATAGCCGCGCTCCGCCGCCGTTTCCTCAATGCCGCGCAGCATTTCGGTGAAAAAGGGATCGCAGATATCGGGGACGAGCGCCAGAATCGTTCTTGATTCATGCCGCTTCAGGTTGCGGGCAAGATTTTGTGCAGAGTATCCCACCGCCAGCGCGGCCTGTTCCACCTTTTGGCGGGTGGTGGCCGACACCTTCTCTGGATTGGTCAGGGCGCGGGACACCGTCGCGGTGGACACGCCAGCCTGGTCGGCAACGTCTTTCATCGTTGCGGGCGGGATGAATTTTTTCTGCTCCAACGCATTTCCTCCTTGCGTCAGCGTTTACTGGCGCTGTAGTCAAGGGGGCCGCTATCAAGGTCGGCCACCGTTTACAGGATGTCTGGTTTTACCATGCGCCGTTATGACACACGGGCATGACCTGGCGGTGCTGTCGTGAAGTATCGTACGGTTCAGGGGTTCAGCCCGGGCTTGCACCGTGCGGGCAGGGACGGTATCGGTTATCCCTATGCACAGGTATAGCACCGGGTGGCGGGTTGTCACCCGGCGTCTGGCGTCCGGTGTCGCGCCAACCGCCTGATCAGCATACTGCTTCCGCCATCACTCTTAACAGATTGCATTCAATATTTATCGAATAATTTACGCAGGCGCCGTCTGAATTATCTGTTTCTCGGTGCGGTTCGCAAAAAAAGTCGCCGCTGCTGGCATCAGGTCGGCCGGCGGCTCAGAATCGGCTCAATTGTCCGTTGGGTCGACATCCATCACCCATTTCACCTTGCGCGTCTGCGGTAGGGTATCGATCAACGGCATGGAATTGCGGATCAGCCGTTGCAGCGTGGCGCGCGATGGATGCTGTAACAGCAATTGCCAGCGAAAACGCCCGGCGCGCTTGGGCTGCAGCGCCGGCACCGGCCCCATCAGCCACAGCGAGTCGTCGCGCAGCGGGCTGGCCTCCAGCAGATTGCGCAGCTGCTGCAGGAACAGGCTGGCCTGCTGATTGTCGTGGTCATCGGCCCGGAACAGCACATGGCTGGTAAACGGCGGCAGGAACACGCTCTGGCGTTCTTTAAGCGTCTGGCTGGCGAAAGCGTCGTAGCCCTGATGCAGCAGTGTCTGCAACAGTGGGTGCTCCGGGTGATGGGTTTGCAGCACCACTTCGCCCGCCTTGCCCGCGCGCCCGGCGCGCCCGGACACCTGGGTGTAGAGCTGGGCGAAGCGCTCGGTGGCGCGGAAGTCGGCGGAAAACAGCGAGCTGTCGACATCCAGCAACGCCACCAGCGTGACGTCGGGAAAATGGTGGCCTTTGGCGAGCATCTGGGTGCCGATCAGGATGCGGGCGCCGCCCTGGCGAACCTGCGCCAGTTGCTGCTCCAGCGCACCCTTGCGGCTGGTGGTGTCGCGATCGATACGGGTGATTGGGGCCTCGGGAAACAGTGCCGGCAGCGCCTGTTCCAACTGTTCGGTGCCCAGGCCGACCGGCACCAGATGGGTGGAGCCGCACTGCGGGCATTGTTGCGGTATCGGACGCTGGCTGTCGCAGTGGTGGCAACGCATCATCCGTTGATGCTGGTGCAGGGTGTAGTAGCTGTCGCAGCGCTGGCATTCGGCGATCCAGCCGCATTCATGACACAGCACCACCGGCGCGAAGCCCCGACGGTTGAGAAACAGGATGACCTGATTGTCCGCGGCCAGATGATGGCGGATGCGGCTGATCAGCGGCTGCGATAAACCGGTGGTCAGCGGCAGCCCTTTCAGGTCCAGCAAATGTTGCTGCGCCAGCCGGGCGTTGCCGGCGCGCTTGCTGAGACGCAACTGGCGGTATTTGCCAATCTGCACGTTGTAGAGCGTTTCCAGCGCTGGCGTGGCCGACCCCATGACGATGGGAATGTCTTCCTGCCGGGCGCGGAACACCGCCAGGTCGCGGGCGTGATAACGCCAGCCTTCCTGCTGTTTGTAGGAACCGTCGTGTTCTTCGTCGATGACGATCAGCCCCAGCCGGGCAAAGGGAGTAAACAGCGCGGAACGGGTGCCGATGACGATAGCCGCTTCGCCTTGTCGGGCGCGCAGCCATACCGACAGCCGCTCGCCGTCGTTCAACCCCGAATGCAGCGCTTCCACCGGTGCGTTGAATCGATCGCGGAAGCGGGCGATGGTTTGCGGCGTCAGGCCGATTTCCGGCACCAGCACCAGCGCCTGCTTGCCCTGCGCCAGAATATTTTCCAGCACGCTGAGGTAGACCTCGGTTTTGCCGGAACCGGTGATGCCCGCCAGCAGCCAGGCGGCAAAATGGTCGTCTTCGCTGCGTATGGCGCCGACGGCGGTGGCCTGCTCGGTATTAAGACGCAGGCGCTCCCCCGTCAGGCTGAAATCGTCGCGCCAATCTCGCACTTGCTGCGGTAGCGCGCGCAGTTCGCTCAGCCCTTTTTCACGCAATGCCTGTAGCGCGGCTTCCGTCAGTTCGGTTTCCGCTACCTGATGGCGGTACAGCGGCCCCTGTAGCAGCGCTGCCAGCGCCTGTTGTTGCTTGGGTGCCCGTTTCAGCGCGTTTACCGGTGTGGCGCGGCCTTGTTCGGTCGCGAACCATTGCCAGAGCGGCGCGCTATGGGCCGGTTTTCCCTGCCGGAGCAAAATCGGCAGAGCATGGAACAGCACGTCGCCAAGCGGATAATGGTAATACTCCGCCGCCCACAGCAGGATGCGCCACAGGCTGTCCTGAAACAGCGGGGTGTCGTCGAGCACGTCGTGCAGCGGTTTAAGCTGTTCCAGCGGCAGTGCGCTGCCAGCGCTCAGGGCAGTGACGATGCCGATCATTTTACGGTTGCCGAAGGGAACGCTGACCCGCACGCCCGGCACCGGCGGCGTCATGCCTTGCGGCAGCCGGTAATCAAACGTGCGCGTCAGCGGTACCGGTAAGGCAACCTGAACAACGGGCATGGTCTCTGCGTTCAAATGCGTCATGAAGGTCTTACGTCATGCATGAGGGTTTGTCTGCCGTCACGGTACTGTGAGCGGATGCGTTGTGCAATCTTGCGCGTCATCTTGTTTATCAGAGGCGACGTGTTCGTGCGGATCCAATTGCATCAGGTGGTTAATTTCTGTATGATTCGCCGCCTTTATACCTTGTGGTGTAAAGAACATTTCACTCAACTTCGTGTGGTGTCTGGCGGAACAGGGCCGGATAGCGACACGGCCTTAAACAGAGGTTTCCCATGAAAGAAGGTATTCACCCGAATTACGTTGAAATTACCGCTACTTGCTCTTGCGGTAACGTCATCAAAACCCGTTCCACCGCTGCTCATGACCTGAACCTGGACGTGTGTGGTGCTTGCCACCCGTTCTTCACCGGCAAACAGCGTGTCGTTGACACCGGTGGTCGTGTTGAGCGTTTCAACAAACGCTTCAGCGTCCCGGGCACCAAAAAATAATTGGTTTTTGCACCGGGGCGGAAAACCGGTTAAGCGGTTTTCCAGCCAAAACAAAGGCACCTGCGGGTGCCTTTGTTGTTTCTGATATTTTTCCCCATCCGCTCCAAACGGGTGATTCAGTATTCCCACGTATCCGGGTCGATCCCCATCTCACGCATAATTGCCTTGGCGGCATCGGGAATTTCGTCGCCGCGCTCTTTACGCAGGTCGTCATCATTCGGTAAGGGTTGGCCGGTAAAAGCGTGCAAAAACGCTTCACACAGTAACTCGCTATTGGTTGCGTGACGCAGGTTGTTGACCTGACGACGGGTGCGCTCGTCGGTCAGTATCTTCAATACCTTCAACGGGATAGATACGGTTATCTTCTTAACCTGCTCGCTTTTCTTGCCGTGTTCAGCGTATGGGCTTACGTATTCGCCATTCCACTCAGCCATGGGATACCTTAAATATTGATCGTGATGAAAACAGTCACTGGCACAAAACGCCATAATTCTAACGATTATTATAGGGATGCTCAATCTATACGCAAAGAAGTTTAGAAGTCCAGATGTATTGACGTCTATACCGTCCGGGTTTACTCTTTAACCTCTTTACCTCAGTCTCCCAGTCAGGAAAAGCACCGATGACGCGTAAACAGGCTACTATCGCAGTCCGCAGTGGGTTAAACAATGACGAGCAGTTCGGTTGCGTTGTTCCCCCGATTCATCTCTCCAGCACCTATAACTTCACCGGTTTTAATGAACCCAGAGCGCATGACTATTCCCGGCGCGGCAACCCGACCCGTGATGTCGTTCAACGCGCGCTGGCGGAACTGGAGGGAGGCGCGGGTGCGGTCATGACCAGCAGCGGTATGTCGGCGATTCTGCTGGTTTGTACGGTGTTTTTGCGGCCTGGCGATCTGCTGGTGGCCCCGCACGATTGCTACGGCGGCAGTTATCGTTTGTTCGACAGCCTGAGCAAACGCGGCGCCTACCGGGTGAAATTCGTCGATCAGGGCAATGCGGCCGACCTGAAGGCGGCGCTGGCGGAAAAACCGAAGCTGGTGCTGGTGGAAAGCCCCAGCAATCCGCTGCTGCGCGTAGTGGATATCGCGGCCATCTGTCAGGCGGCGCGCGAAGCGGGCGCGGTGAGCGTGGTGGATAACACCTTCCTGAGTCCGGCGCTGCAAAATCCGCTGAAGCTGGGGGCGGATCTGGTGGTGCACTCTTGCACCAAATACCTCAATGGCCATTCGGACGTGGTCGCCGGCGCGGTTATCGCCCGCGACCCCGAGGTGGTGACGGAACTGGCCTGGTGGGCCAACAATATTGGCGTGACCGGCGCGGCCTTTGACAGCTACCTGCTGCTGCGTGGTGTGCGCACGCTGTCGCCGCGTATGACGCTAGCGCAGAAGAATGCGCTACAAATTGTGGAGTATTTGCGGCATCAGCCACTGGTGAAGGCGTTGTATCATCCTTCTTTGCCCGGGAATGCCGGTCATGAGATTGCCCGTCGGCAGCAGTCCGGCTTTGGTGCGATGCTGAGTTTTGAACTGGATGGCGATGAAGACATGCTGCGTCGTTTTCTGTCCACACTGGAATTGTTCACGCTGGCGGAATCGCTGGGTGGCGTCGAGAGCCTGATTTCTCACGCGGCTACCATGACCCACGCCGGCATGGCGCCGCAAGCGCGCGCCGCCGCCGGTATCTCGGAGACGTTATTGCGCATTTCTGTCGGGATTGAAGACGGCGACGATCTGGTTGCCGATCTGGACAGAGCATTTCAGGCAGCAGCCAAGAGGTAACAATGAGTGCGTTAGGGATCGCAGCGGCCGTGAAGGGGCGGCAACTGCACAAATTCGGCGGCAGCAGCCTGGCTGATGTGAAATGTTATCAGCGCGTCGCCGGCATTATGGCGGATTACAGCCAGGCGGGCGATTTGATGGTGGTATCGGCGGCGGGTAGCACCACCAACCAGTTGATCAGCTGGTTGAATCTCAGCCAGTCCGACCGGATTTCCGCCCATCAGGTACAACAGTCGCTGCGCCGTTATCAAAGCGAGCTGATCTCCGGTTTGCTGCCGGCTGAAACGGCAGCTCCGCTTATCAATGAATTCATTCGCGATCTGGAGCGCCTCGCCGCGTTACTGGATGGCAAGCTCACCGATGCGGCCTATGCCGAAGTGGTCGGGCACGGCGAAATCTGGTCCGCCCGCCTGATGGCGGCGGTGCTGAATCAGAAAAACCTGCCTGCCGCCTGGCTGGATGCCCGTACCTTCCTGCGCG
The DNA window shown above is from Dickeya dadantii NCPPB 898 and carries:
- the hslU gene encoding HslU--HslV peptidase ATPase subunit, whose product is MSEMTPREIVSELDSYIIGQHKAKRAVAIALRNRWRRMQLEESLRHEVTPKNILMIGPTGVGKTEIARRLAKLANAPFIKVEATKFTEVGYVGKEVDSIIRDLTDVAIKMVRQQSMEKNRYRAEELAEERILDVLIPPAKNNWGQPEENHEPSAARQAFRKKLREGSLDDKEIEIELAAAPVGVEIMAPPGMEEMTNQLQSMFQNLAGQKQKNRKIKIREAFKLLVEEEAAKLVNPEELKQQAIEAVEQHGIVFIDEIDKICKRGDTSGPDVSREGVQRDLLPLVEGCTVSTKHGMVKTDHILFIASGAFQVASPSDLIPELQGRLPIRVELQALTTEDFERILTEPSASLTRQYQALMETEGVNITFLPDGIRRIAEAAWQVNERTENIGARRLHTVLERLIEDVSYGASEMHGQTVTIDADYVRSHLDELVADEDLSRFIL
- the hslV gene encoding ATP-dependent protease subunit HslV; the protein is MTTIVSVRRNGQVVIGGDGQATLGNTVMKGNVRKVRRLYNDRVIAGFAGGTADAFTLFELFERKLELHQGHLVKAAVELAKDWRTDRMLRRLEALLAVADENASLIITGNGDVIQPENDLIAIGSGGPYAQAAARALLENTELSAREIVEKSLGIAGDICIYTNQFHTIEELASKA
- the cytR gene encoding DNA-binding transcriptional regulator CytR codes for the protein MEQKKFIPPATMKDVADQAGVSTATVSRALTNPEKVSATTRQKVEQAALAVGYSAQNLARNLKRHESRTILALVPDICDPFFTEMLRGIEETAAERGYLVLIGDCAHQRKTEKTFLDLITTRQIDGILLLGSQLPFDAGKDERRHLPPMVMANEFAPELDMPTVHIDNLTAAFEAVSYLNQLGHRRIACIAGPEQIPISEYRLQGYIQALRRCGLVIDNQYIVRGDFSYDTGSRGLMRLMSHPTPPTAVFCHCDVMALGALTQARKMGLDVPRDLSLVGFDDIAQASHCFPALTTVSQPRYDIGREAMLLLLAQLQQHKVQRGSRLISSQLIIRDSTAAPPLRVTGFKNSGAGQIF
- the metJ gene encoding met regulon transcriptional regulator MetJ, with the protein product MAEWNGEYVSPYAEHGKKSEQVKKITVSIPLKVLKILTDERTRRQVNNLRHATNSELLCEAFLHAFTGQPLPNDDDLRKERGDEIPDAAKAIMREMGIDPDTWEY
- the rpmE gene encoding 50S ribosomal protein L31, which gives rise to MKEGIHPNYVEITATCSCGNVIKTRSTAAHDLNLDVCGACHPFFTGKQRVVDTGGRVERFNKRFSVPGTKK
- the ftsN gene encoding cell division protein FtsN, with protein sequence MAQRDYVSRGRSGTRRKKTSSRKRGGSSGASKTMIALAVAVLVTFAGGLYFIAHNKPDESPVLPHQGTKGNGLPPKPEERWRYIKELENRQIGVASPTEPSAGGEIQSTGQLTNEQRQLLEQMQSDMKRQPTTLTEVPYNDQSQMPARSLAAPRPQTVVPIVPNTSTVTPPPAPRTTTTVPAANQHHTTQAATPPAQTAQKPVQAEPRKEAAKTETAAKETAKTDSKTENAKPEKEQRWMVQCGSFKTAEPAESVRAELAFAGVESRIASSGGWHRIMLGPYNSRTVADKMAQKLKGMGQSNCIPLASGG
- the priA gene encoding primosomal protein N', yielding MPVVQVALPVPLTRTFDYRLPQGMTPPVPGVRVSVPFGNRKMIGIVTALSAGSALPLEQLKPLHDVLDDTPLFQDSLWRILLWAAEYYHYPLGDVLFHALPILLRQGKPAHSAPLWQWFATEQGRATPVNALKRAPKQQQALAALLQGPLYRHQVAETELTEAALQALREKGLSELRALPQQVRDWRDDFSLTGERLRLNTEQATAVGAIRSEDDHFAAWLLAGITGSGKTEVYLSVLENILAQGKQALVLVPEIGLTPQTIARFRDRFNAPVEALHSGLNDGERLSVWLRARQGEAAIVIGTRSALFTPFARLGLIVIDEEHDGSYKQQEGWRYHARDLAVFRARQEDIPIVMGSATPALETLYNVQIGKYRQLRLSKRAGNARLAQQHLLDLKGLPLTTGLSQPLISRIRHHLAADNQVILFLNRRGFAPVVLCHECGWIAECQRCDSYYTLHQHQRMMRCHHCDSQRPIPQQCPQCGSTHLVPVGLGTEQLEQALPALFPEAPITRIDRDTTSRKGALEQQLAQVRQGGARILIGTQMLAKGHHFPDVTLVALLDVDSSLFSADFRATERFAQLYTQVSGRAGRAGKAGEVVLQTHHPEHPLLQTLLHQGYDAFASQTLKERQSVFLPPFTSHVLFRADDHDNQQASLFLQQLRNLLEASPLRDDSLWLMGPVPALQPKRAGRFRWQLLLQHPSRATLQRLIRNSMPLIDTLPQTRKVKWVMDVDPTDN
- the metB gene encoding cystathionine gamma-synthase, producing the protein MTRKQATIAVRSGLNNDEQFGCVVPPIHLSSTYNFTGFNEPRAHDYSRRGNPTRDVVQRALAELEGGAGAVMTSSGMSAILLVCTVFLRPGDLLVAPHDCYGGSYRLFDSLSKRGAYRVKFVDQGNAADLKAALAEKPKLVLVESPSNPLLRVVDIAAICQAAREAGAVSVVDNTFLSPALQNPLKLGADLVVHSCTKYLNGHSDVVAGAVIARDPEVVTELAWWANNIGVTGAAFDSYLLLRGVRTLSPRMTLAQKNALQIVEYLRHQPLVKALYHPSLPGNAGHEIARRQQSGFGAMLSFELDGDEDMLRRFLSTLELFTLAESLGGVESLISHAATMTHAGMAPQARAAAGISETLLRISVGIEDGDDLVADLDRAFQAAAKR